One genomic region from Torulaspora delbrueckii CBS 1146 chromosome 4, complete genome encodes:
- the SPO21 gene encoding Spo21p (similar to Saccharomyces cerevisiae SPO21 (YOL091W) and YSW1 (YBR148W); ancestral locus Anc_3.106): MNSEIQEQTPHTDADVIIESSKEEVTQIEIRTAGSNIPILEDYSIREDNEITSSDDDENEEHHDSSFRSWFSRSRHHKLSATESPVKLEPVLTNESAIAEGTPQRQGSRRGGFRAFFKRDSAHEKEEQVNLQVGAQGDEGVELAKSAGDAQEESKLPETPTTPTTPTSSKFWKHFRSHHHRHRHATEMVTSSGVSEIPAVETLRLPSTDDADMISHEEKRQKNMAKLADQLEAVSPGSSPERDAGELDAIMTPERNGLNENSSESASTSSSIERAQLLKERVGLVFSASPAESHEGKPDEVSPLTPHGDVVENPYNYVFEPAKQKFITPVAQDSTVIDNSSLALKNFDNALKLMTKDAKISSYIGGRSSVTIAEISNQLLDFIKHEVQCQEHLREENKALSGDLESSKSELANLLSEFKAKEANNLELQKQLDEVKENVKAHRADLIYSKDECQKKIAEKQELERSLKETSEILKSLKLELSEFKEQCLKKDAKKVELEKALDNSNEKIYKMDKDLEEATDEIDMLSEEVESYKGKIQEAKTSERMAIERAEKDISQAKKETESEIKSKNELKTDIAVLKSKLEDLQKEHKNLVFDHEMLQEKHSITTTRLADLAGTFSKEQGTEREMRDNIEATGNKLRRYENTIEILKIGNLKIQENFHRERRKVLDLRQENNLYQKQLQFIECHRSQSLQFMSHLMFYYRNIVTDETLAQFDFYLKKLNESNFGLNIVRMKDDELKECFKEREAVVVKFYKEIAKQMFLDQVVAKHVSYMRSNNFLSSQLAGLRKQIHEYEQYVNRLLKEIKTQKNIQGKNKQKIDQISQKNAEYKSKISQIAN; the protein is encoded by the coding sequence ATGAACTCTGAAATACAAGAGCAAACTCCCCACACGGACGCCGACGTGATAATTGAGTCATCGAAGGAGGAAGTAACGCAGATCGAAATCAGAACTGCCGGGTCAAATATACCAATATTGGAAGATTATTCCATTCGGGAAGATAATGAGATTACTAgttcagatgatgatgaaaatgaagagcATCATGATTCTTCCTTTAGAAGTTGGTTCTCTCGGTCAAGACATCACAAACTTTCAGCGACTGAGAGCCCAGTTAAATTGGAACCTGTTTTGACCAATGAATCTGCTATTGCTGAGGGTACTCCTCAGCGGCAAGGAAGTAGGAGAGGTGGTTTCCGGGCATTTTTTAAAAGAGACTCTGCTCATGAAAAGGAAGAGCAGGTGAATTTGCAGGTTGGTGCTCAGGGTGATGAGGGCGTTGAACTGGCGAAAAGTGCTGGTGATGCGCAAGAAGAATCCAAGCTGCCAGAGACGCCAACGACACCAACAACTCCAACAAGTAGTAAATTTTGGAAACATTTTAgaagtcatcatcatcgtcaccGTCATGCTACTGAGATGGTGACTTCATCTGGTGTGAGTGAAATTCCAGCTGTTGAGACCTTAAGGCTTCCAAGTACCGACGACGCCGATATGATTTCACATGAAGAAAAACGCCAGAAAAATATGGCCAAACTGGCAGATCAGTTAGAAGCTGTATCTCCAGGATCTTCTCCAGAACGTGATGCCGGTGAACTAGATGCAATTATGACTCCGGAGAGGAACGGTTTGAACGAAAACTCCTCAGAGTCTGCAAGTACCTCCAGTTCTATAGAAAGAGCACAGCTATTGAAAGAAAGGGTTGGACTAGTGTTTTCCGCTTCACCCGCAGAAAGTCACGAAGGTAAACCAGATGAGGTATCGCCTTTGACTCCACATGGAGATGTTGTAGAAAATCCATACAATTATGTCTTTGAACCTGCCAAACAAAAGTTCATCACGCCTGTGGCACAGGATTCTACCGTCATTGACAACAGTTCCCTTGCACTTAAGAATTTTGAcaatgctttgaaattgatgacgaAGGATGCTAAGATCTCGTCATACATTGGCGGACGTTCATCTGTCACAATTgctgaaatttcaaatcaattgcttgatttTATTAAGCATGAGGTCCAATGTCAGGAGCATCTTCGTGAAGAGAATAAAGCTTTGTCTGGTGATTTGGAATCGAGCAAAAGTGAATTGGCAAATTTGCTAAGTGAGTTTAAGGCAAAAGAAGCAAACAACTTGGAACTACAGAAGCAATTAGATGAGGTCAAGGAAAATGTCAAAGCGCACAGAGCTGATTTAATTTATTCAAAGGATGAGTGTCAGAAAAAAATTGCTGAGAAACAGGAGCTGGAAAGgtcattgaaagaaactagtgaaattttgaaatcacTGAAACTCGAGCTTTCtgaattcaaagaacaatgcttgaagaaggatgCAAAAAAGGTGGAGTTGGAGAAAGCGTTAGATAATTCAAACGAGAAAATTTACAAAATGGACAAAGATTTGGAGGAAGCCACGGATGAAATCGATATGCTTTCTGAGGAAGTGGAGAGTTACAAgggaaaaattcaagaagctaAAACTAGCGAGAGGATGGCGATTGAAAGGGCAGAAAAGGATATCTCACAGGCTAAAAAAGAGACCGAGTCGGAAATCAAGAGCAAGAATGAATTAAAAACAGATATTGCAGTTCTAAAATCCAAGCTGGAAGATTTACAGAAGGAACATAAAAATTTGGTTTTCGATCATGAAATGTTACAAGAAAAGCACAGCATTACGACCACAAGGCTTGCAGATTTAGCGGGTACTTTCAGTAAGGAACAGGGAACTGAAAGAGAGATGAGAGATAATATTGAGGCGACTGGGAACAAATTGCGTCGCTATGAGAACACAATTGAAATACTCAAGATTGGTAATttaaaaattcaagaaaatttcCACAGGGAAAGACGTAAGGTACTTGACTTGAGACAAGAGAACAATTTGTATCAAAAACAACTTCAATTCATAGAGTGTCACAGGtctcaatctcttcaattcatgtCGCATTTGATGTTCTACTACAGAAACATTGTCACTGATGAGACATTGGCTCAGTTCGACTTCtatctgaagaaattgaatgaGTCAAACTTTGGTCTCAATATTGTTCGAatgaaagatgatgaacttaAGGAATGCTTTAAAGAACGTGAAGCCGTGGTGGTCAAGTTCTATAAGGAAATAGCCAAGCAAATGTTCTTAGACCAAGTGGTGGCAAAGCATGTGTCGTACATGCGATCCAATAATTTCCTCAGCAGCCAATTGGCAGGTCTGAGAAAACAAATCCATGAATATGAGCAATACGTGAATCGTCTCCTAAAGGAGATCAAAACTCAAAAGAATATACAAGGAAAAAATAAacaaaagattgatcaaatatCGCAGAAAAATGCTGAGTACAAATCCAAGATCTCTCAAATAGCGAACTGA
- the YPQ1 gene encoding cationic amino acid transporter (similar to Saccharomyces cerevisiae YBR147W and YOL092W; ancestral locus Anc_3.105) — protein sequence MHFVPIEWTAQTVSGITGSISIACWVIVFVPQIYENFYRKSADGLSLLFVILWLVGDVFNLLGAVLQKLLPTMIILAAYYTVADIALLLQCLWYGPEQKIDPIHLSPANPINENVLQDVFNENQPLLHAQSSAPLSRDNVGGIIESADDLLESEREVVKKNYLHDSVIVLSVILAGFLSWYISYCQNPNRSKPDGPSLELNILAQVFGYISAVLYLGSRVPQILLNFERQSCEGISFLFFLFACLGNTTFIISVLAISFDPQYLLLNASWLVGSSGTLIMDFIIFAQFFAYHRDPKLSEQDTV from the coding sequence ATGCACTTTGTACCTATAGAGTGGACCGCACAGACGGTTAGTGGAATAACAGGATCGATATCCATCGCTTGTTGGGTCATTGTGTTTGTTCCTCAAATTTACGAGAATTTTTACCGTAAATCTGCAGATGGTCTATCACTGCTTTTCGTTATATTGTGGTTAGTGGGTGACGTTTTCAACTTGCTAGGGGCCGTTTTACAAAAATTGTTACCTACAATGATAATACTAGCGGCGTACTATACGGTCGCTGATATCGCACTCTTATTGCAATGTCTATGGTATGGTCCCgaacaaaaaattgacCCTATTCACCTATCGCCTGCTAATCCCATCAATGAGAACGTTTTGCAAGATGTCTTCAACGAAAATCAACCTTTACTACACGCACAATCTTCAGCTCCACTTTCGAGAGACAACGTAGGTGGAATTATTGAAAGTGCTGATGATTTATTAGAGTCTGAGAGGGAAGTTGTTAAGAAAAACTACCTGCATGATAGTGTCATTGTATTATCTGTTATATTGGCCGGGTTCCTTTCTTGGTATATCTCCTACTGTCAAAACCCAAACCGTTCGAAACCAGACGGACCAAGTTTGGAGCTTAACATCCTAGCTCAAGTTTTTGGTTACATAAGTGCTGTGCTTTATTTGGGTTCCCGTGTACCACAGATTCTattgaactttgaaagacaaTCATGTGAAGGAATTTCGTTCCTATTTTTCCTCTTTGCATGTTTAGGTAATACTACTTTTATCATCTCTGTGTTGGCCATCTCTTTCGATCCTCAATACCTACTTTTGAATGCTTCCTGGTTAGTCGGTAGTTCTGGTACTTTGATAATGgacttcatcatctttgCACAGTTCTTTGCATACCACAGGGATCCAAAATTGTCTGAACAGGACACAGTATAA
- the TRM10 gene encoding tRNA (guanine(9)-N(1))-methyltransferase (similar to Saccharomyces cerevisiae TRM10 (YOL093W); ancestral locus Anc_3.104), producing the protein MTVDQLNLDRTGSIPSLEISLWLFNMSEPDEEIIIRRSTVLPPVPEGMSKRQWKKVWKKQQYKDLSEEYAKVRKQKRKKAKENRRAKIQAFLDRGEEIPEELKRPPKVNVNQKESGINIIIDCAFDDLMNDKEIVSTSNQITRAYSSNRREQYSANIVVTSFNKRLKERFDEGLKGCNYEQWKNFKFTADEDAILEADKSKLVYLTADTDEKIDSLDSGMTYIVGGIVDKNRHKLLCYNKAKELGIPARRLPIGEYINVAGRKVLTTTHVIQLMLKYFDNHDWKEALEYVLPPRKLDQASETDQTENDAEEDSPADLTNL; encoded by the coding sequence atgacaGTTGATCAGTTGAATCTCGATAGAACAGGTTCCATCCCATCTCTAGAGATCTCGTTGTGGCTGTTCAATATGTCGGAGCCTGATGAGGAAATTATTATAAGAAGGTCCACAGTTCTTCCACCGGTTCCTGAGGGTATGTCGAAGAGGCAGTGGAAGAAAGTGTGGAAGAAACAGCAGTACAAGGACCTGTCGGAAGAATACGCCAAAGTACGTAAGCAAAAACGTAAGAAGGCTAAGGAGAATAGAAGAGCCAAGATCCAGGCATTTTTAGACCGAGGTGAAGAGATCCCCgaggaattgaaaagaccaCCAAAGGTCAACGTCAACCAGAAGGAGTCTGGCATCAATATTATAATAGACTGTGCATTCGACGACCTGATGAATGATAAGGAGATCGTCAGTACGTCAAACCAAATCACAAGGGCTTATTCAAGTAATAGACGAGAACAATACTCGGCAAATATCGTGGTGACGTCTTTCAACAAAAGGCTCAAGGAAAGATTCGATGAGGGACTCAAGGGCTGTAACTATGAGCAATGGAAAAACTTTAAATTCACAGCGGATGAGGATGCCATTTTGGAAGCTGACAAGTCCAAATTGGTGTACTTAACAGCCGACACAGACGAAAAGATTGACTCATTGGACTCTGGCATGACATACATCGTCGGAGGAATAGTCGACAAGAACAGGCACAAACTTTTATGTTACAACAAAGCCAAAGAACTAGGTATTCCAGCAAGAAGACTGCCTATCGGAGAGTATATAAACGTGGCGGGAAGGAAAGTGCTGACCACAACACACGTTATACAACTGATGCTCAAATATTTCGACAATCACGACTGGAAAGAAGCTCTAGAGTATGTTTTACCGCCAAGAAAATTGGATCAAGCGTCAGAAACCGACCAGACAGAAAACGATGCTGAGGAGGACAGCCCAGCAGATCTAACAAACTTATAG